AatagcaacagcaaacaaccCATTTTGTTTTTCAGCTTAaacaatataataataaaaatttgattAGAATTGAGAAATAACTAGAGATGGAATGGTGAAGATCTTTATTattggaaaaagtacaaaaataaattttatatagacAATCCATGTGGTTTGAAAGTGTCCAATTTAAAAAATTGTTACTGTGACTATTATCCAAAatagagcaattaaaaagactaagatttctataaaaaaaagactAAAATATCCTGTTTGGCAAATAGCTGTTAGCTAGCTGATTACGTTAGCTATTATCTTTTTGattaaatgataaataaagaTATATTAAAACATTTAGTCGGGTTAAATGGTAGTAATTAAGGACAAAAATATCCTTAAAAAGAGATAAATTAATTAGCAAATTGAAAAAACTTCTAAAAACcatctttttcaaaattagttttttggaTTTAATAAGTTCTCTCAAATTTCTCTTCACTAAACACCACTATTAAAGATttaactagtcaaaacctctaaataactcaaacctctaattttaccctAAAAAACCTTTACCACAGGGGACTAAATTTGCAAATTATACAAAATTCAGTTTAACTTTTCAAATTAACTTAACTAAAATCACATGTATTGTTTGGCAAAAACTTTTCTATTCATTATACACCGTAAGTTGGGGGATAAGATATAGATAACGTACCACATTGGCATCTTTGGCAATCCTAGAGCAAATAGCACCACTTGAATTCTCATCCTGATCAAACCATCCAACTTCGAAGGTGAGAATCTTTGAAAGCATCCTTTCTCTGATCCTCTTTGTCAAATACTCACCCATATATGCAAAATTATAATGCTGAACAATGTTAACCAAAAACGAGAATACGGCTAACCCCAAAAAGCATAACGAATAAATCCTTATTTGCTCTTTAATCTTATCACGATCTTCCAAGAAATAAATTGATATCATAGATCCCATTGAAAATGCATATAATGGCTGAACCCCTCCAAATAAAATCGCACCTATGCACCCAAAACTAGCTTGTTTCCATTCCGGCAAGTTCATAGCTAGCAGTCTCCGAAACGACGGCACTTTGTACTTTTCTTCCTGAATTTCTTCATTTTGCTCTCCACCACCAAATGAAACTCGACTTGGACCGATTGAGTTCGCAGAGCTCGACCTGCTAACCAATGATAATCTCCGGCTGCTACTGTCATTCATGTCCATTTTCGAAATTACACAAGAGGAGGAGGATGTTGCAATATGATCAATTTCATTTGTTTTTAACTTTTCCGTCTGTTGAAGACGGATTAAAGATGTGTAAAGTCCATCTTTATTCTCCATTAATTCGTTATGAGAACCGGATTCCATCACTTGACCGTTTTGGACCACAGAAATCACATCGGCGTTCCGGACGGTGGAGAGACGGTGGGCAATCACGATTGTCGTCCGGCCTACCGCCGCCTTGTCTAGTGCCTCTTGTACAATGCGTTCCGATTCGGAGTCTAAAGCACTTGTTGCTTCATCAAGGAGAAGGATTCTTGGTGCTTTGATTATTGCTCTTGCTATTGCAATTCTTTGCTTTTGTCCTCCTGACATTTGTACCCCTCTTTCTCCCACCTGTAATCATTCAtttcattaataaattaatttaatcacTTCTTCTTTGTCATGTTTCAGTTAATTAGTTTAGTAATCATGATTTAGCATAAAAAGTAGGTTCTTATCATGTTGCTACTATATTTTAACATTGAAAATTCCATTAACACTTTCTAGAATGATTGAAGGTGTGGGTTTCTGTACTTCATTCCGAATAtggaaaaaggaaaataaaaaagtatataaataaaagatgcttaaaaaaaaaaaaaagtcaaaaagcATCTTCACACCCTAATTTTTCATTACCAACGGGATATTTTATTTTGGTTAGAATTAGGAATTTATCAATTCAAAAAAGCAGTTTAATACGTGTGATAAGTGATTTGGctatgtaaataatttattagtcttggtatatattatttaattttattttatttataattagtattttaaatatttaaattattgatttaaaaaaaatatttaaattattaaatagtttaattcatttataaaatgtgaaattattaagttgaataaatattaaaaattaaacagtATCGAAATTAAACAACATGTTGTGTAAGAATATAAAGACCAATAAATTATAAAGTTGGTTGAAGTGACGAGAAGAAATTACCAAGTTATAAAGACGTTAAATGAATTGTTAGTCATTAAATTTTTATAGTTATattactcaacttcaatttgtttcaACAAAAATCATATAAATGAGAATTTAGTCTCAATTAAGTAATTCCGACGATTTCAAGGAATAAAAAAACACTGAAAAAGTGACGCAACTGTCACATCATCGATAGTCAACTTTAACTCTTAATTGAAATGACACATAGTTACCATCTAAATAACACGTGGTTGTCACTTACCTGATCGAAACGACATGTGTCAACTAGATGACAGTCATATATCGTTTTGGTCAGCTCAGTGAAAGCTTGATTACTACTAAAATAGCAGTCACGTAATTTTTCTGTTGTCTTTTTGCTTTTGAAGTCATTAAAATGacttaattgaaataaaaaaattcaaaatttaatgattttactgaaacaaattgaaattgagggATAATTTGAGAAAACTATGAAAGTTTACTGACTAATAGTATATTTAACCCAGTTGTAAAGGTACTTGTTTTCGTAGGAAGTAAAAATAGAATAGAATAGAAACCGTCATGTGAAAGTCGGGTCTAGGAAACAGATGGAAAGCGAGAGGTTTGAGGTAGACGGCTCCTCCAAATTAATATAGCCACCAAATAATGGAAAACGCACACATGGGCGACCATTTTAAGGCACTTGGGAAAGCAATAGAAGTAGCATCTCGAATCATATTACTCAATTTGTTTCTGTTCTGAATCAATCAGGTCAGGTCAGGGTATGGGACAATTCTACTTAATTATAAATTCGTCGCTGGGTCCATTCTCCAAATATCACATTACTACTGTCCAAGACATAAAGATATAACGACAACAAATTGCTGTCCTTTTATGAATTCTATGGATTTTTTGTTTGATAAAAGAATTCTATAGATCTTTTAAAATTTCTCTAATCATCTAGCCATTTCACACGTTTAGTCCATTTTCTCCCTTGTTCGAGTAGGAAATTATCGAAAAAAGCAAACCATAATAACAATTCGTAACAGTAAATAACAAATTAATCAAACAGAACTAACCTGGGTATCGTAGCCGCAAGGCAACTGGGATATAAAATTGTGAGCATTAGCAGCTTTAGCAGCTTGAATGACCTGTTCAATTGAGGCATCTTCTTTACCAAAAAGTATGTTCTCTTTGATGGTTGTGGCGAATAGAGCTGGTTCTTGGCTAACTAGACCCATTTGGGATCTTAGCCATTTGAGTTGAAATTTGTCAATGCTAATTCCATCTACGAGTATTTCCCCACTAAGTGGGTCGTAAAATCTCTGTACTAGTGCTATTACTGTTGATTTTCCTGACCCACTGCTCCCCACTAAGGCTACAGTCTTTCCTGCTGGTATTTTCAGGCTGAAATTTTTCAATATTATGCTTTCTTGTCTTGATGGGTATGCAAATTCCACATTCCTCATTTCTACTTCTCCTCTTACATTATTTTCCATCACTTCACCTTCCATGTTCTCTAGATCTATTTTTGGTACTCTTCTTATCACTTGGATTATCCTTTCCCCTGCTGAACATGCCTCTGCCAGGTACTTCACATTTGATAGTCCTGCCCCCAGTGCTCTATTCAACAAACAAATTAGAAAATTCAAAACTGTCTttcttttctaaaataaaatgaaataaagtaGAAAGACTTACAATCCACCCACAGCAATTGATGCGCCAACAGCAAAAACAGTTCCTCCACGAGCATTATGATACATGACCAATCTGCTACCGTAGTAAGACATAAATGACCAAATAGCAAAAACGACACCGTTACTGCCGATGGCTAGACCTTTAGCTAGGCCTTGCCGGAGGCCTAACTTGACTGAAAACTCAAGAGCTGCAGAATAGGCAGAAATGGTTTTGGTTTCACCAACAAAAGCATACACAGTTCTTATTGAAGAAATTGCCTGCTCTGCTATAGTTCCTGCTTTGTTATACTCTTCTCTGATTTTTCTTGCCAATACCATTAAAGTCCTTCCGTACATTAGTCCTGGAATTACTAAAAGGATTACGAAAGGAGATCCCACAAGTGCTAGCCTCCATGTTAACAAAAACGCTACCAGATAGCAACCCAAGAACAACGATGTGTTCATCAGAAAATTGGGCACCTGAACATCATTTCATTCATCAATTACTACTAAATTACTTCAATTAAGTAACTAATTCGGATGATTAAGTAATTAATTCGGATGATTAACCTTTTCACTGAGGACATCTTGAATGATTAGGCTATCATTAGAGACACTTGTGATGACTTCCGATGTGCTTGTTACATGTAAATCGAAATAACCTACATCTTGCCGCAGAACTGCTTTCAAATACCTTGCCCGCATCCTCGAAGCTTGCCTTTCTCCTGTTCTTGTCCAACAAAATCCCTCTATAACACCAAAACGACAACCCGATTATCACTAATTCACTAAAAAATACCCGATTCTcgattaaaattgattaaaacGCACCTAGGAAACAAACAACCCATTGTCCACAAGCCAAATAACAAAGAGCCAATGCATTCTGCCATCAACAAAATTATAGTTACGGAAAATAAAATGTCATCTAAAGAAATCAGGAAGAGTTAGAAAAGAGCTAAGCTAACCTCATTAACAGCGTGAGAGAAATTAGCTGATGAAGAAGCGCCGAGATTGTTCATCAATCTGCTAGTCACAAAAAGAACAAGCGGAGTAGAAAATCCATCACCGACGGAGCCAATGAATCCGAGAATCATTAGCAACCAATCTAATTGATCTGCGTGTAAGAAAATTGATCTTATAGAGCCAAAATTATTactgttcttcttcttcatcatcatcatcatcatattGCTGCTCTTTATTTCGCCAGACATTTTGTATAATATATAATGATTAAATGAGAGGAATAGAAGTTGTTGGTGTAATTGAAAGATTTTCTTAGCAAAAATGGGTATGTTTGCTCCAGAAATGGGCTAAGTTCTATAATGTTATTGAAAGCATAGAAATACTTAAGGGGTCTcatgtgtatgtatatatatatatatatagatacaCACATGGTGGGGTCTCTTGCAGGTGAAGCCATGTTGTGAGTGTAATGTTCACCTCAGAATCAAATTAtcttaagctttttttttttttcttttaatttctttctttctttcttttcaatttccattttttaaaaaatttggaCTGGAcaattccattttttttttctgttaacCGTTTGTTTGTAATCGGATCCGAATCCTTTCAAATCTTTCATTATATGAGAAGTAATATTGAAAAATTTCCACgttttatttaaataaagtgTGGACTTTCAAGAAATAATTAGTTATATTTTAGTATTGGTATATTCTTTTGTTGTCATTGTCATATCAACTCTAAATTATTAAGCCATAAACCAATTTCCCACCTCACATTTCTTAAAATCATTAgaactttaaactataaaaattattaattgtttttaaattgagcaaaattattaaattaatccGTATAAGAAATCATTCAAACCATTTTCTCCAAATCCATTTTAAGTCAATACGTGATCATTACAATCCATGTTAAATAATCGTAGTTTTTAATTTTACGATAGGATGAGAACTCAATTGATGATATTTACTTAGTTCAGAAacctaattaatgattttgatagtttaagattctaattgactttaaagttttaggTCCAATGAGTTTTATGtcaattattaataatattgtGTTTTCCTCACAGTGAGTCagttcattttaaaaaaaaaaagttatacataatttcataaaaggaaaagatatataaaaaatttgaaaaaataaaattctataTAAATTCAGGTTAAAGTTAATACACAAAATTTACAAAGAGAACAAAAACTCACAAAGGTTAataaaagtcacaaaaagaacacctataaaactaaaaatcataTACTTCTCATAAATCTAAATTAGTAGAAAAAAGATGCAATTCAATCTTCATCTAAATAGAAAACAGATGCAATTCAATCTTCATCATTTAACTTATTATGGGGATCATATTCGAGTCATTTCTATTTTAACCACGTAGATCTAGTGATCTATATACAAGATAAAGCATTGCAGCTCATGCAAAATCTCAAaaagatataaataaaaaattatagataaCTAATGCAAATTAGACAGAAAAGAATCCAATGAGATATATGGATTTTCTACTAAAATAAAATCATCAACAAAAAAATGACACCACAAGGGTGGAGGCATACAAATAAACTTCCTTCCTTTTCAAACAAAGAGCAACAAGAGTTTTTTTAAGAGAGAAATATGAGGGAAAAGTTTAGAAAAAGGGTGTGTTTTATTACAACTATTTGACACAGTTAATAATATAATACaagtttatgaaaaaaaaaaacttttagaTTCAGTCCCTATACAAATAATGGAAAAGGAGTTATGGAGATGATTTCTCAAACCTTTTTTGCAGAAAATATTCATTCGGTTCCATTTCTAGAGAATTTTTTCTATAATACACGACGTTTTGATTCGATTCATGTACATCACATGCCTTTTACTCAATATACCCCTATTTAAGTTGTCTTTTTACTttgagaataaataaaaaataattagtgGATACAATTAATATAAGGGTAACAAAGtcatttagttaaaattaataacaTTTCTTAATTCTTGTATCTTAATCTTAAAAGACATCTATTGTGGAATAGAGGGAGTATATTGTAAAAGAATAAGCAAAGGCCAGTAGTGAGATGGTAATCATTGCATCCACCCTTATTTCTAAACTAGTCGAAGACCCGCGTATTGCGCGTACCATATAACATAGTTAACTATTTTGATAACTGGTTATTTATTACTAGTATATTATAGTTattctaattattattattttttataataatgtctggattattatataaaaatattattattttttgacaCTATTTTCCATATAAGATATAAAAAAAGTACATGtctgattcaaaaaaaaaaatacacgccaaaaaataaacatgtaatagagtaaatatatttaaaataataataaaacattcatattttaaattaaaaaaatttataacacGCATCATGTTTATTCATATAAACGAACACTCCCAtgaatagattttttttataatgtcaGTATGCTTAAATTAACGGTATATCAACTGAGCAAGAATGTGGTGAATACAACCAGGGTCCTACAAAACCAAATATCAATTGAACAacaattatgattttttttagagcAGTATCGAATCcatgaataaaaaattaaaacatatgATTATAATTTGATTCTAAAAGTAGTATGAGACTGCATATGACATATCTTTTTATCACACACACATCAATATCAACCTActaaaaaagttatattaagAGATAATAAATAAAAGGGATATGACGatctaattaaataattttcatttgaaataaataaaaattacaattaataaattttaagaaTTGAAGATGGAAGTGAATATATGAGGATGTTAAAATTTACTTTATTATCATTTATGTACACATAAAACTGttataaaaacataattatTAAACCACTAATTTACTAGCGTAGGAAAAATTTTTTGTTGTCCTTCAAAAAATACCAATTTGATACATTGGTTCATTAGAGAAATTTCTTACATAAATAtgactaaaaaaaaattcttgaaatactaataattttATACAAACTACAATATAATGATTCATAACTATAAAAGTAAGTGTTGCAAAATCAATTGTCTCAATATCCCACAATTAATGTaaattttaggattttgagcatcaaaaattatttttatttactttcattttgagttcatatctagcataatccggTATTTAAAGTTTAAATAAGAATTAGTCTCTCCTTCATGGAGTGTTTTTAGTCTTCTCTATGTGAGATGCAGCCCTAAACCTAGTTTTAAATCCATAATCACAAATTATCCCTATCTATCCATGTTCAATCACCGCATATCACCCATTGGAAAACATACTTCTATTCTTTTGATTATACAATTTTAAACCTAACCCTATTCCTTTGATTGCCGCACATCAACCCATCCACCTAACATATCCCTTTGATTATCCCTGTTTCAAATAATTTCTGattatactattaaaatcaaaacTTGTCCCTTTGATTGCCGCACACCATTCCATTGGAGCCATATTCGGATCTACTGTAAACCTAACACCTAGTCTTTCGTCTTTCGCCATTCACCTgctttttcaaataaaaaacacATAGTGAAAAATTATCATGGAGACTGCCAAAGAACTCACAGCCACGTACGCCAGATTACAAATTAATCCGTCTGAAACCGACGAACTGAAGGTTGGGGATGAAGCTGTAATTAATGAGGAAAGACAATTCTGGTTTGTGGTGGGAAGGTTTCTGACTGCACGTGCAATTCACTTTGAATCTATGAAAAATATATTGGCTTCTATCTGGA
The sequence above is drawn from the Euphorbia lathyris chromosome 6, ddEupLath1.1, whole genome shotgun sequence genome and encodes:
- the LOC136232521 gene encoding ABC transporter B family member 15-like; translation: MSGEIKSSNMMMMMMKKKNSNNFGSIRSIFLHADQLDWLLMILGFIGSVGDGFSTPLVLFVTSRLMNNLGASSSANFSHAVNENALALCYLACGQWVVCFLEGFCWTRTGERQASRMRARYLKAVLRQDVGYFDLHVTSTSEVITSVSNDSLIIQDVLSEKVPNFLMNTSLFLGCYLVAFLLTWRLALVGSPFVILLVIPGLMYGRTLMVLARKIREEYNKAGTIAEQAISSIRTVYAFVGETKTISAYSAALEFSVKLGLRQGLAKGLAIGSNGVVFAIWSFMSYYGSRLVMYHNARGGTVFAVGASIAVGGLALGAGLSNVKYLAEACSAGERIIQVIRRVPKIDLENMEGEVMENNVRGEVEMRNVEFAYPSRQESIILKNFSLKIPAGKTVALVGSSGSGKSTVIALVQRFYDPLSGEILVDGISIDKFQLKWLRSQMGLVSQEPALFATTIKENILFGKEDASIEQVIQAAKAANAHNFISQLPCGYDTQVGERGVQMSGGQKQRIAIARAIIKAPRILLLDEATSALDSESERIVQEALDKAAVGRTTIVIAHRLSTVRNADVISVVQNGQVMESGSHNELMENKDGLYTSLIRLQQTEKLKTNEIDHIATSSSSCVISKMDMNDSSSRRLSLVSRSSSANSIGPSRVSFGGGEQNEEIQEEKYKVPSFRRLLAMNLPEWKQASFGCIGAILFGGVQPLYAFSMGSMISIYFLEDRDKIKEQIRIYSLCFLGLAVFSFLVNIVQHYNFAYMGEYLTKRIRERMLSKILTFEVGWFDQDENSSGAICSRIAKDANVVRSLVGDRIALVVQTVSAVTIACTMGLVIAWRLAIVMIAVQPLIIVCFYARRVLLKSMSQQAIKAQAESSKVAAEAVSNLRTITAFSSQERILKMLEKAQEGPQRESIRQSLYAGIGLGTSQCLMSCTWALDFWYGGKLISKGYITSKALFETFMILVSTGRVIADAGSMTTDLAKGADAVASVFAVLDRYTKIEPEDPEGYEPDKVTGNVELRDVDFAYPARPNVMIFKGFSIKIESGKSTALVGQSGSGKSTIIGLIERFYDPIRGSVRIDGRDIKLFQLRSLRRHIALVSQEPTLFGGTIRDNIAYATSDEVGESEIIEAAKAANAHDFIAGLQEGYDTWCGERGVQLSGGQKQRIAIARAILKNPAVLLLDEATSALDSQSEKVVQDALERVMVGRTSVVVAHRLSTIQNCDLIAVLDKGQVVEKGTHSALLAKGPTGAYFSLVNLQRTPQNTNS